Proteins from a single region of Nitrososphaerota archaeon:
- a CDS encoding transcription elongation factor Spt5: MAVISDQERSSSIFPVKTTGGQERTVATFVANRAVQKGKPIYSVLALDTWKGYVLFEAPNSQVVDESIQGFKHVRSKIPGMMQYSDIEKFLVTKSMVAELNVEDTIEIVAGPFKGMRAKISRVEKEKQEITVSLLDTAFSMPITIDAGYAKLVGRAKPEAPQAQS, encoded by the coding sequence GTGGCCGTTATCAGCGATCAAGAGAGAAGCAGTTCCATATTCCCGGTCAAGACCACCGGAGGTCAGGAAAGGACGGTCGCAACGTTCGTGGCTAACAGGGCGGTCCAGAAGGGGAAGCCGATCTATTCGGTCCTGGCGCTGGACACCTGGAAGGGGTACGTCCTCTTCGAGGCGCCGAACAGCCAGGTAGTGGACGAGAGCATCCAGGGGTTCAAGCACGTGAGGAGCAAGATCCCGGGCATGATGCAGTATTCTGACATCGAGAAGTTCCTCGTGACGAAGTCCATGGTCGCCGAGCTCAACGTCGAAGACACCATAGAGATCGTCGCCGGGCCTTTCAAGGGGATGCGCGCCAAGATATCGAGGGTGGAGAAAGAGAAGCAGGAGATTACAGTCTCGCTGCTGGACACCGCCTTCAGCATGCCTATCACCATTGATGCCGGTTATGCCAAGCTGGTGGGGAGGGCGAAGCCAGAGGCCCCACAGGCCCAGTCCTGA
- a CDS encoding ABC transporter ATP-binding protein: MKVNGLKHTYDGKKYALKGVDFEVRKGEVFGLLGKNGAGKSTLIKILTTLIRASEGSVSILGMDPSKDGTSIRKRIGVVQQDESFDFTTVQGNFDVYGVLWGVPASERVKRREELLKKFGLDEIRKKRAFDLSGGQKRRVQVARELIHDVDVLFLDEPTVGLDVIMRRQLLDFVKAEVGRGLTVVFTTHNLEEADYLCDRVAVIDEGKILVMDTVDNLKNLYRGKRAIEVTVESSGAERFYLRLSDALGVRGSVKRGEGSAVILSDSPKDALATILAVARETDSQIEWLNVRKDTLEDVFIDSVSKEGSN, translated from the coding sequence ATCAAGGTTAACGGTCTGAAGCACACCTACGACGGGAAGAAGTACGCCCTGAAAGGGGTCGACTTCGAGGTGAGGAAGGGGGAGGTCTTCGGCCTGCTGGGGAAGAACGGGGCAGGCAAGTCCACGCTCATCAAGATCCTTACGACCCTGATCAGGGCATCGGAAGGCTCTGTGTCGATCCTTGGGATGGACCCGTCGAAGGACGGCACCAGCATAAGAAAGAGGATAGGGGTCGTGCAGCAGGACGAGTCGTTCGACTTCACCACCGTCCAGGGGAACTTCGACGTCTACGGGGTACTCTGGGGGGTCCCCGCGTCAGAGAGGGTGAAGCGCAGAGAAGAGCTGCTGAAGAAGTTCGGCCTGGACGAGATCAGGAAGAAGCGGGCCTTCGACCTCTCAGGAGGCCAGAAGCGGAGGGTGCAGGTGGCACGGGAGCTGATTCACGACGTGGACGTCCTCTTTCTTGACGAGCCGACCGTCGGGCTCGACGTGATCATGAGGAGGCAGCTCCTGGATTTCGTGAAGGCCGAGGTCGGCAGAGGGTTGACCGTGGTTTTCACGACGCACAACCTCGAGGAGGCGGACTACCTCTGTGACCGCGTCGCGGTCATAGACGAGGGCAAGATCCTGGTGATGGACACCGTGGACAACCTGAAGAACCTCTACAGAGGCAAGAGGGCGATCGAAGTCACGGTGGAGAGCTCCGGCGCGGAGAGGTTCTACCTGCGGCTCTCCGACGCCCTCGGCGTCCGCGGCTCCGTCAAGCGCGGTGAAGGGTCGGCCGTGATACTCTCTGACAGCCCCAAGGACGCGCTGGCCACCATACTGGCGGTGGCGAGGGAGACGGACTCCCAGATAGAGTGGCTCAACGTGAGAAAGGACACGCTTGAGGATGTCTTCATCGACTCGGTCTCTAAGGAGGGGAGCAACTGA
- a CDS encoding 50S ribosomal protein L1, with the protein MLTNQQLADLVKKGKGQSKETKFTQSVEVMISLKEVDPKKTDLNINEIVYLPHPTSKQSRICFIGSGDLAVRAKNAKANLVLDPAQLESYGGSKREAKKLARAYDFFLADTALMPRVGKILGTALGPKGKIPSPVPPNSPIETMINRMRTAVRVRSRGSLGVMSKVGDSKLTEPELAENIVAVVNAVTKKLPNGDRNIRTVMVKTTMGKPAKQAVE; encoded by the coding sequence ATGCTTACGAATCAGCAACTCGCAGACCTGGTCAAAAAGGGTAAGGGCCAGTCCAAGGAGACGAAGTTCACCCAGTCTGTTGAAGTGATGATCAGCCTCAAGGAAGTCGACCCCAAGAAGACCGACCTAAACATCAACGAGATAGTCTACCTCCCCCACCCCACGTCTAAGCAGTCGAGGATATGCTTCATCGGATCGGGGGACCTCGCGGTAAGGGCGAAGAACGCGAAGGCAAATCTGGTCTTGGACCCGGCGCAGCTCGAGAGCTATGGCGGGAGCAAGAGGGAAGCAAAGAAGCTCGCGCGCGCTTACGACTTCTTCCTTGCAGACACGGCGCTCATGCCAAGGGTGGGCAAGATCCTGGGGACGGCCCTCGGTCCGAAGGGGAAGATACCCTCTCCTGTCCCTCCCAACTCGCCCATCGAGACGATGATCAACAGGATGAGGACGGCGGTCAGGGTGAGGAGCAGGGGGTCCCTGGGTGTCATGTCGAAGGTCGGTGACAGCAAGCTGACGGAGCCGGAGCTGGCGGAGAACATCGTGGCCGTGGTGAACGCCGTCACGAAGAAGCTCCCCAACGGCGACAGGAACATCAGGACGGTCATGGTCAAGACGACGATGGGGAAGCCGGCCAAGCAGGCGGTGGAGTAG
- a CDS encoding 50S ribosomal protein P1 codes for MEYVYAALLLHKLRKPVNEENLTSVVKATGVAPDEVKIKALASALGEVNIDEALKNAATMAAAPAAAAAPGAPAAKAEEKPKEEEKKEEEALQGLASLFG; via the coding sequence ATGGAGTACGTTTACGCGGCCCTCCTGCTGCACAAGCTGAGGAAGCCGGTCAACGAGGAGAACCTGACCAGCGTGGTGAAGGCCACCGGTGTGGCCCCGGACGAAGTGAAGATCAAGGCGCTCGCTTCTGCCCTCGGTGAGGTCAACATCGACGAGGCACTGAAGAACGCAGCCACCATGGCCGCCGCTCCGGCGGCAGCGGCAGCACCTGGCGCTCCGGCGGCTAAGGCTGAAGAGAAGCCAAAGGAAGAGGAGAAGAAGGAGGAAGAGGCCCTACAGGGTCTCGCTTCGCTCTTCGGCTAG
- a CDS encoding 50S ribosomal protein L10 has translation MSETVQVHKHLPEKVETVERVSSLAKKYPVLAITNLSKVRASQLMAVRKALRGHAEVFVVKNTLAILGLQKAGIKNADQLLSHLAGQNALIFSTYDPFKLFLTLDKNKVYLPARAGDKAPDDIIVPAGNTSLPAGPVLSEFREAGIQTKIEGGSIWVNKDSVAVKKGGEITPKLASLLSKLNIKPIRAGLAIALAYENGLIYAGDLVAIDLEEYRRSLVEAYTSSRGLAIVIGYVTKETAPDILAKAYREAMSLSIEAGILDGETAPMIFAKAEAEAAALEAKAREKGLQ, from the coding sequence ATGAGCGAGACGGTCCAGGTCCACAAGCACCTCCCCGAAAAGGTGGAGACCGTGGAACGGGTCTCGAGCCTGGCGAAGAAGTACCCGGTCCTCGCGATCACAAACCTCTCCAAGGTGAGGGCGAGCCAGCTCATGGCGGTGCGCAAGGCCCTGAGAGGGCACGCCGAGGTCTTCGTGGTGAAGAACACGCTCGCCATCCTGGGGCTCCAGAAGGCGGGCATCAAGAACGCCGACCAGTTGCTCTCCCATCTCGCCGGTCAGAACGCGCTGATTTTCTCCACCTACGACCCGTTCAAGCTCTTCCTCACCCTCGACAAGAACAAGGTCTACCTGCCGGCAAGAGCCGGGGACAAGGCCCCTGACGACATAATCGTCCCGGCCGGAAACACCAGCCTCCCGGCGGGTCCGGTCCTGAGCGAGTTCAGGGAAGCAGGCATCCAGACCAAGATCGAAGGGGGGAGCATCTGGGTCAACAAGGACTCCGTCGCCGTAAAGAAAGGAGGCGAGATCACCCCGAAGCTGGCGAGCCTCCTCTCGAAGCTCAACATCAAGCCCATCCGCGCGGGGCTCGCCATCGCGCTGGCATACGAGAACGGGCTCATCTACGCAGGCGACCTGGTCGCCATAGACCTGGAGGAGTACAGGCGGAGTCTGGTGGAGGCCTACACGTCATCGCGAGGGCTGGCCATCGTCATAGGATACGTGACCAAGGAGACCGCCCCGGACATCCTGGCGAAGGCATACAGGGAGGCGATGAGCCTCTCCATCGAGGCAGGGATCCTAGACGGGGAGACGGCTCCGATGATATTCGCGAAGGCGGAGGCAGAAGCCGCCGCGCTCGAAGCGAAAGCCAGAGAGAAAGGCCTGCAGTAG
- a CDS encoding alanine--tRNA ligase, translated as MNDKKQALKAKFSSDYKKYYYVDLFRREGFVRKKCENCGKFFWTLKPERKRCDDQPCSPYSFIGDPPTSKKLGYVEAWKAVESFFAKNGHTIVKRYPVVSRWRPDLYFTVASIIDFQRVEGGKVTFSLPANPLVVPQMCLRFNDVPIVGLSGRHGTSFCMIGQTAIANREGYWKDRTIDLDFALLTKTFGIPKEEISFNEQVWLGYGAFGYSLEYQVRGLETGNAVFTAFEGSPGKYVTLKEPVVDMGAGLERFTWLTRGTPTAYDSYMSPVLRRMMEDNHVDYDTELFQRYSPLAGEINLDDYRNLDEAKSKIAKTLGVEASTLSRQFGALEAMYAIADHTRTLLFAVADGMLPSNSGGGYNLRMIYRRARNFINYHKFKLLVPDLIDWHIAQLKEMYPELAEHGPDVKEVLEVEESRFVSSSERVARIVSSLSAQAGELTADDLVKLYDSDGVTPEQLMEAGAKVGPSEGFYEKVQARHITRELEEPEMQFDTKNVPPTKLWYYDEESPFDFRAKVLKVFEGKYVVLDRTVFYPRGGGQEPDRGTIGAAKVVDIEKYGDVVIHKVEGRPPKTGTTVECHVDQRRRRRVTQIHTATHIVNGSSRQVLGPWVWQHSAFKEEDYGRIDITHFAHLTEEQVQKIEDVANEVVRKDLKVTNTFMPRQDAEKKYGFRLYQGGVVPGKLVRVVNIGGWDVEACGGTHTKTTGEVGLIKIVKAERVQDGVERLEFVAGEAAIEYMHTMDSELRELSEVLGTQRENLPRVARGVLADLEGSRAREKSLGERLVDLSSAGVASGAKTLGKAKLYVSKNPSLGEEQIIAQGQKSVEEDPSLVYLSIFSTGKSARVVCFVGPTARQEGFSAVEAVRKVAAVLGGSGGGSPAFAQGGGPRVDMVDAASSLAESLTPAAAS; from the coding sequence TTGAACGATAAGAAGCAGGCGCTGAAGGCAAAGTTCTCCTCCGACTACAAGAAGTACTACTATGTCGACCTCTTCAGGAGAGAGGGGTTCGTACGGAAGAAGTGCGAGAACTGCGGGAAGTTCTTCTGGACCCTCAAGCCCGAAAGAAAGCGCTGCGACGACCAGCCCTGCTCCCCATACTCGTTCATCGGAGACCCGCCCACTTCCAAGAAGCTAGGCTACGTCGAAGCCTGGAAGGCCGTCGAGTCCTTCTTCGCAAAGAACGGCCACACCATAGTGAAGCGCTACCCGGTCGTGAGCCGGTGGCGGCCCGACCTCTACTTCACGGTCGCTTCGATAATCGACTTCCAGAGGGTCGAAGGGGGGAAGGTGACCTTCTCCCTTCCTGCCAACCCGCTTGTGGTCCCTCAGATGTGCCTGAGGTTCAACGACGTCCCGATAGTCGGGCTCAGCGGGAGGCACGGGACCTCGTTCTGCATGATAGGCCAGACGGCCATCGCCAACCGGGAGGGCTACTGGAAGGACAGGACCATCGATCTCGACTTCGCCCTGCTCACGAAGACGTTCGGCATCCCCAAAGAAGAGATCTCCTTCAACGAGCAGGTCTGGCTGGGGTACGGCGCGTTCGGGTACTCCCTGGAATATCAGGTCCGGGGCCTGGAGACGGGGAACGCCGTCTTCACGGCGTTCGAAGGGAGCCCCGGGAAGTACGTCACTCTGAAGGAGCCCGTGGTGGACATGGGGGCGGGGCTCGAGCGGTTCACCTGGCTCACCCGGGGGACCCCTACCGCCTACGACTCGTACATGTCACCGGTCCTCAGGAGGATGATGGAGGACAATCACGTCGACTACGACACAGAGCTGTTCCAGAGGTATTCGCCCCTCGCAGGCGAGATCAACCTGGATGACTATCGCAACCTGGACGAAGCGAAGTCGAAGATAGCGAAGACCCTCGGGGTGGAGGCGTCGACCCTGTCAAGGCAGTTCGGCGCGCTGGAGGCCATGTATGCCATCGCAGACCACACCAGGACCCTCCTGTTCGCCGTGGCAGACGGCATGCTCCCGAGCAACTCCGGAGGCGGCTACAACCTGAGGATGATCTACCGGAGGGCGAGGAACTTCATCAACTACCACAAGTTCAAACTCCTTGTCCCCGACCTGATCGACTGGCACATCGCCCAGCTCAAGGAGATGTATCCCGAGCTCGCGGAGCACGGGCCGGACGTCAAGGAGGTCCTCGAGGTCGAGGAGTCCAGGTTCGTCTCATCGTCAGAAAGGGTCGCAAGGATAGTCTCTTCCCTTTCCGCCCAGGCGGGAGAGCTGACTGCCGACGACCTGGTGAAGCTCTACGACTCCGACGGCGTCACTCCGGAGCAGCTCATGGAGGCCGGCGCCAAGGTCGGCCCTTCCGAAGGGTTCTACGAGAAGGTCCAGGCGAGGCACATTACCCGGGAGCTCGAGGAGCCGGAGATGCAGTTCGACACCAAGAATGTCCCCCCGACCAAGCTCTGGTATTACGACGAGGAGTCCCCCTTCGACTTCCGGGCGAAGGTACTGAAGGTCTTCGAGGGGAAGTACGTCGTCCTCGACAGGACGGTCTTCTACCCGCGCGGCGGGGGGCAGGAGCCCGACAGGGGGACCATAGGGGCCGCGAAGGTCGTCGACATCGAGAAGTACGGGGACGTGGTCATCCACAAGGTCGAGGGGCGCCCCCCGAAGACGGGGACGACCGTGGAGTGCCATGTCGACCAGAGGCGGAGGAGGCGCGTCACCCAGATACACACCGCGACGCACATTGTGAACGGCTCGTCCCGCCAGGTCCTGGGTCCCTGGGTCTGGCAGCACTCCGCCTTCAAGGAGGAGGACTACGGGCGGATAGACATCACCCATTTCGCCCACCTCACCGAGGAACAGGTCCAGAAGATCGAGGACGTCGCCAACGAGGTGGTCAGGAAGGACCTGAAGGTGACCAATACCTTCATGCCCAGGCAGGATGCAGAGAAGAAGTATGGGTTCAGGCTCTATCAGGGAGGCGTGGTCCCAGGGAAGCTGGTCAGGGTGGTGAACATCGGAGGGTGGGACGTAGAGGCGTGCGGCGGGACCCACACGAAGACCACTGGAGAGGTGGGGCTCATCAAGATAGTCAAGGCGGAGCGGGTCCAGGACGGGGTGGAGAGGCTCGAGTTCGTCGCGGGCGAGGCTGCCATCGAGTACATGCACACCATGGACTCCGAGCTGAGGGAGCTCTCTGAGGTGTTGGGGACCCAGAGGGAGAACCTCCCAAGGGTGGCGAGGGGGGTGTTGGCCGACCTGGAGGGGTCACGGGCGCGCGAGAAGAGTCTGGGTGAACGCCTGGTTGATCTCTCGTCCGCGGGCGTCGCGTCCGGGGCGAAGACTCTCGGGAAGGCAAAGCTCTACGTCTCCAAGAACCCGTCTCTGGGAGAGGAACAGATTATTGCTCAGGGGCAGAAGAGCGTGGAAGAAGACCCTTCCCTGGTCTACCTGAGCATATTCTCCACAGGGAAGTCCGCAAGGGTCGTCTGCTTCGTCGGCCCCACAGCAAGACAGGAAGGGTTCTCGGCAGTCGAGGCGGTGAGGAAGGTCGCAGCTGTCCTCGGAGGATCAGGGGGCGGTTCTCCAGCCTTCGCCCAGGGGGGCGGCCCGAGGGTCGACATGGTGGACGCGGCCTCGTCGCTGGCGGAGAGCTTGACGCCGGCGGCCGCGAGTTGA
- a CDS encoding 50S ribosomal protein L11, which translates to MGEKQVINVLVTGGEASAGPPLGPALGPLGVNVLGIVNEINSQTGDFKGMRVPVKVEVDKETKKFTISVGTPTTSALVAKESGIPKGSSKPNVDFVGDLTMDKVITIAKNKMAGSYAASVRSAVKEVVGSCVSMGVKVEGKDARESMKEIDEGKWDAKFQ; encoded by the coding sequence ATGGGAGAAAAGCAGGTCATCAACGTACTGGTTACAGGCGGGGAAGCGAGTGCGGGCCCACCGCTGGGCCCGGCGCTCGGTCCTCTGGGCGTGAACGTCCTCGGCATCGTGAACGAGATCAACAGTCAGACGGGCGACTTCAAGGGGATGAGGGTCCCGGTGAAGGTCGAGGTGGACAAGGAGACCAAGAAGTTCACCATCTCAGTGGGGACGCCTACGACCTCGGCACTGGTGGCGAAGGAATCTGGTATCCCGAAGGGGTCTTCGAAGCCGAACGTGGACTTCGTGGGGGACCTGACCATGGACAAGGTGATAACCATCGCCAAGAACAAGATGGCAGGGTCCTACGCGGCCTCGGTCCGGTCGGCGGTGAAGGAGGTCGTGGGGAGCTGTGTCAGCATGGGGGTCAAGGTCGAAGGGAAGGACGCCAGAGAGTCCATGAAAGAGATAGACGAAGGCAAGTGGGACGCAAAGTTCCAGTGA